One segment of Aulosira sp. FACHB-615 DNA contains the following:
- a CDS encoding ThiF family adenylyltransferase, which produces MSIFFHEQLYRSNAVMAKLKNYPVTICGAGALGANIAENLARSGFDQLTVIDRDRIEERNLSTQPYYRADVGAFKAKILANNLYRAVGTKVDAKTKELTSENTSQLLKDSQLIVDVFDNSVSRQALKDYADQLQIPCIHAGLAADYAEIIWNDVYRVPSDVNDDVCDYPLARNLVMLTVAVTCEAIVSLIATEKQHNFTITLKDLHVQSLCL; this is translated from the coding sequence ATGAGCATATTTTTTCACGAACAGCTTTATCGCAGCAATGCTGTTATGGCAAAGTTGAAAAATTATCCTGTAACAATTTGTGGCGCAGGTGCATTAGGAGCTAACATTGCAGAAAACTTGGCTCGGTCTGGTTTTGATCAACTGACGGTAATTGATCGCGATCGCATTGAGGAACGTAATCTTTCTACTCAACCTTACTACCGTGCTGATGTCGGTGCATTCAAAGCCAAAATTTTGGCTAATAATTTATACCGCGCAGTTGGTACTAAAGTTGATGCCAAAACTAAAGAATTGACATCAGAAAACACATCTCAATTACTCAAAGATAGTCAGCTAATTGTTGATGTTTTTGACAATAGTGTGTCACGCCAAGCCCTGAAAGATTATGCTGATCAATTGCAGATTCCTTGTATTCATGCTGGTTTAGCTGCTGATTATGCAGAAATCATTTGGAATGACGTTTATCGCGTCCCTTCTGATGTGAATGATGATGTCTGTGACTATCCTTTAGCGCGAAACTTAGTGATGTTAACTGTGGCTGTGACTTGTGAGGCGATCGTTTCATTGATTGCTACAGAAAAGCAGCATAATTTCACAATTACCCTCAAAGATTTGCATGTGCAGTCTTTATGTTTGTGA